aaaacctcaCCAGAATCCCGGTCACCAAGATCCAGGTAAGCTTAACATGCCTGGCCAGATTTCATAATTTTGGTTAAAGTATCCTTCGCATTTCATTGACGTGTCCCATTTCTACATTGGATTGTAATTCTCGCCgtcataaagaaaacaaattgattatAACGGggatcaaacaattttttttctttctagttctcaggtttttattttctaactctCGGgaccatagtttttaaattcagAATGGTGATTGATTCggttcaaaattcaaattttaaattttaattaggtTATTCAGtttaattctgatttttttaaaaaattaaaacaatattgatttagtaaaaaaaactaaaagttaaTAGATTGTAACCGGATCTTTACCGAATCAATCCACCGATTCAGTTGGGTCATTCTTGATTTTcactttctctattttttttaaaaccctgCTTGATTTCAGCCTTGGATCGATCCACCGGATCGGACCGGGTTTCGAAATTATGCTAAGaactagtttttaatttttttaatggataaaatatattacaactctaaattatgatattaattaaatatcatgctaagaaacaataatataattttaattaacatatggTGCATAACcgaacaattaattaaatttatggttAATTAATCTGTGTAAAGAAAATCACACGAAAAGTTTTTCCCAATATCAGTTGATTAGTGCTAATTGGTTTTTGTGAGAGgttgtttcacctggttttttttccttggctgTTGACTTTTCCTGAATTGCTGCCACCCTCAACTCTGCAGCTGCAGCTGGAATTTGGAGCTACAGCAGGTTCTTGATTATTCCCTGCTTTCTACCCAGGTTTTTCCCTTTCCCTGccttttgtctttgttttttttttcttcatttaaattTCTTGCTATGTACATACTTCATAATTTATccaataattttaatcattttccaACCatcattctattttaattatttttcaatttatcattCTCATGAATATTCATTCAATAGATATTCACATCTAAATTGAGGAAAATAGCCTTATGCATAACTAATTCGAACCTGacctaattattaaaaaagtaatatttgaaacaaaataattatatggtGTTGAAATTCAATGTTTTTTGTCCTACTTAAAAATTCCTTTTTATTGAAGATgtctaaaaaaacacttattgcTAGTCAACGAACCTTgacaactttttaaattaacgtaaatattattcttttattattgttattattattataaaggaGAAGTTATGATTCAAGACTCTTATAAGAGGAGAGATGGGACATTAAcacctttttaaattataaaaaacttggTAATTCAATGTGTATTTATACAGTGTAATTATCATttctctttaatatatatatatatatatataattggattATATAAATATccttataatgaaaaaaaaaagagtaagagGGTTTTTGCGTAATTTTCTTTTACAAATAGTATAATTACTTCGGTATTCTTaaagtcaaaaaaaattaaaagatgagtTGAATgaataatttagtatttttctcatgtttcttttgttataatttatttgtatttgtattagggacaaattagtatttttaaaaataaaaaataataataaaaaagaaaaggttgttgTCATGTGACCAAAATTTCTCAATTGTCATGCTGTCCAAAGCATCAAATGAAGGTGAAGCTATTGGACCGACACTTGCGGCTCAAATCATGATATTTAGAAGATGATTGAGTTTTTTCTCCTCCCTCCAATTTCTCTTTCCCCTCCTTAAaattagttagaaaaaaaataaaggttgttCTACTGtttattttgtctttcaattatactgtttttttaattgatcttcatttattttagttttttttttcaattaaatcccttttcttttgattttgtttagtttttatatcaaataaggtactcaatatttttattattttttaatcttttcttgatttgtttttttcctttcaattttgtctattaatattttatttcatttatttcttcttcttctttttcccggTTTTGATCatgctcttttttctttcttttcttaagttgttttttttttcaatttgtccctcaatattttttttttaattttgtttctcattcttttaatttcttttttttatccttttcatattttttttctttcaacagtttctttcatttttttttatttaattttaatcctcattctttaatttttttttatccttttcataattttctttctttcaattttgtccctcaatattttattttatttttcagtcaaTTTTGATgcttattctttcaatttctttctttatcctttcttattttattttagtttttgattaagcccatcattattttctttaactagtttttatattatatttggtcatcattgttttaattattatttgctttctttttttactttttgatggttaaattttttttttgaaaattattttcttttcttttttgaggtGATCTTGGTCTCCTGATCAGGTTTGTTGGTTTCAAAGATTAACCAGATttaactatgatttttttatttaattttatcatttgatattaggCTAATGGGCCTtgaactttctatttttttctcatttcctCCCTCTAAGGTTATTTTGAGTCACGAGTTAGACAAGTTAAATCAAagttggtttagttttttttttttttttttttttttttttttttaaatttcttgagatttttttttatgctttttatttctatggAATTATCCCAAGTTACAGGTTTATTAGGTTAATCCAAGGTGACTCAAGTGTTTTTTtctaagttatttatttatttatttaactttgatacttttttttaagctatttttttttttaaaaaaatgtttttcttatttcaatctCGTTTCACGAGTGATGGTTAATTAAGTGAACCCatgttgacttgagtttttttttttttgtgtgtctttttttctaaattgatttttttaattttatcatttgaaattAGCTTTATTGAATCTTgaacttttctaatttttttcctttctttttttatagttattcaGAGTCACGAATTAATCAAGTTATCTTAAATTtactcaagttatttttgtttaaatattttttattttttttatgttaaaaaaaaataaaaatgatccacctcaaaataaaataaaaaaaaatctagttagtATCAAGTATTTGTTATTGAAAACCGTCAACTCATCCCAGGCGTATCGTGTTAAATTTCTTGATATTGTTTTGGTTAAGCCCCTTGGTATTCTTTAAAGCACccaaattgcaataaaaaataagatttaacgGAAAATTGAGCTGCATTcttcatgaaaaaaagaagaagaataatctTCAGCAGGTGGAGCTAATTTCTGTCTAAGAGCACAGGAAGTGAAAGCTGTCTTACTTGAGGAATGGCTTTCAATCTTTAGTTGATAGAAAGCTTGGCCCCCCTGTTTAATTCAGAGAATAAAAGAGACAGTAATTATCCTGTGGATGATGCATATATTTACATATATTatccaataataattaatcaatttcaaGTCTTTTGTCCTCTCTGATGATCACAGAttaaaagggtttttttatcttcatagATTTCCAGCTTAAACAGGGGAGTGTTCAAAtgccgaaagagagagaaattattGCTAGCTTCTAACTCTACTGCCGTGGAGCCTGAAGCGCACACACTTGCTTCCAGTCAAACAAGCAAGTCTACAAATTTCAAACATGTTTCTTggaaggggaaaagaaaaataatgatcaaagaGGCAAAAGACAGGAATCCTCTAGTGGCCCTACACTATTTCATCTTCAGTGCCAAAAGAACCCTGGCCATAATTTCGGCATCTGATGCAAGAAAGTCATTGACCACGAGCAAGTACTGTTTTGGCTAGATTACAAGGATCCATTATTGAAGACTTCAATCATCTGCGAAACATGAGTATCCTGTTACATGAAGACAGAAAAGGGTACAAGAAGCAAGGATAACAGATATTTGCTTACAATATtattgagatgattattttttataattaccaTTGTCGTGAGGTCTTGAACTGGATGCAAGATCAAGCCCGGAGTCTGCATCCCTCGGTTCCCACTCACCAAAGAAATGGTGCAATGGCTTCTGGGTTTCAGGTTCTTTCTCCAACTTGATTGACCTTGTAGCTGATGACTTGATAATATCAGTGCCCAAAACAAAGCAATGGTGCCCTGGTTGTTGCTGCTCTTCTTTAGAAGTATTAGCAAAGCTTTGAAACTGTGACTGCGAGTAGCCTTTGTAGGAACTCATTGTCAATTGATTGTATGAGTCTTGTACGCCTCTTGCACTCCCTAAAGCATCTGGGAAGAAAGCTCTCTCGTCCACATACTCCCTTATTCCATGAGAATACCTTTGAAATTAATGTAAcggaaattaaatttaaaccaTGAAACCAAAAGGAACCGAAACATATAAGCAACGGATATGTTTTCAGAACTTACACACACCTATACTCTTTATCAGCATGAGGAGAAGATCCACAGTCCAAGAACAGGTTATGAGTGGTGCTGTTTTGAGGTGAAAAACCAGAACCAGCTGTAGGACCAGAAGATGAAGAATGAGGATAAAGGAAGGCGCTGCGGCTGGAATCTTGATGGGCATAAATTTCAGATTccatagaagaagaaaggttaGAGAAAGAATAAGAGGAACTGGAGGGCGAAACAGTGTTGTTATAGAGGTTTCTGTTGATTGATGTTAAGGGAATTGCTGCTGTTGTGGTAGCTGATGCAAGTTCCACAGGCTTTCTTGAACGATTCCTGCCTCTGTGCATGTGCCTCTCACAGTACTTGGAGTCTGGGAATGCTTCTTTTGAGCACCTCCATTTCTTTCCATCAGTTCTTCTGCACCTTCCTGGCTCTGGGTCTGCTTTTCTGCCACCACCCGCCTGAAAACAACCCCACCCAGCTGCAAAAACACACATTCCCAACTTTCTTCTGaacacctttttttattattaaaaagaaaacaacattcaaAGAAATAAGCACAGATCAGCTTACTAGGTTGATGAGGAAAGAGTCTTGATGCCAAAGAAGATTCCAAGCTTCTTTTGATAGAATAGAGGAGTTCCGGAGGAACAGGGACACCAGAGACCATGTATTTGTAGATGAGAGCTTGGTGTTCTAGCTCATGCCATTGAGTTGCAGTAAAAAGAAGGCTATTTCTAGCACTTGTTGTGTTCAACATATTTGAGTAGAAAAAGAAGCCGAAAAGAACCAATTAAAAGGATTAGCAAGTTGTCAATTATAGAGAGATTTCAGagacaaaagaaaggttttttttttttttttgctgtagCAGTTGTTCTAGTTGGGGCtgataattttgaaatgtattaTCTCAGAGTCCATTGCTAGCAGAATCTTCTTCTGTGCATGAATAAAAACTAATGGCTCTGATATATAAAACTGCTGCAACATCCTCTCTCCCTCTAGTACTTAATGAGTCTTCTCCTAATATGACTGCacctctgctgctgctgctgctgctactgtTAACCTTGTCTCTGACATCACTGCATAAATCCATAAACAAATGTACAAACAAAGTATAAAAAtctgaaaacaattaaaaataatgaacaatAGGGTTAGCCTTGCAAGACCTTTGGTTTTGCTGTCTCCACATTATGGACATGGAAATGAGTGCCTTGTCTATATATTATGTGAATCTGCAAATAATATAGTCTTAAAGTGTATGTAGCATTAATCTTTTCCATGTTTTTGTAAGACAACTAGACTCAATGCTTGTGTCATATATACACCTCTTGATTTGAATGTAAGAAACTAAGGCCTGGCTTtagtcaccattttttttttttttttttttttccagttttaacACACAGACCTTGAAGATAGTGGATTAAGGGTCGAGTTCTTACATGATCGTAAAGATTAGTTGCAAGACATAGAGTGTATATATAACCAGTtcacttgaaaaattatttttcgtaTATATGAGCACGTGATCGATTCTCCCATTTCaagtttttgttgataaattacATATTTATGCACACACCATTCATACTGTAGTATCAGTCAGAACTAACTATACAGTCTCTTCAGAGAATTTCTCCCAATAAAAAGTCGAGCAATTCTGCAACTCAGTTGACAGGTAAAGCCAGGAAATGGTTCATATCGTCAgccataaaatgaaattatttatttgcgTTGCAACATGGAAGAGGCACAGGGCGGGGAAGATGCAATTCGATAAGCACAACAGTGAAGATGCCATAATAGTGCAATGGAGAAACTACTGGTTAGAGGGAGGTATAAACTTGTTTGGTAGCAGGTTTAAGAACCTTTTTCTTCCTCAGTTGGAAAATGGCAGCAGGTGGCAGGGAAGTGCACCTGACTAGGAGGAAAGGAGGGGGAGGAGAGGTGGGGACAGTTTACACTTCTGCACAGTGCTTTTGCTCTGCCCCAAAA
This region of Populus alba chromosome 3, ASM523922v2, whole genome shotgun sequence genomic DNA includes:
- the LOC118038030 gene encoding growth-regulating factor 1 isoform X1; the protein is MLNTTSARNSLLFTATQWHELEHQALIYKYMVSGVPVPPELLYSIKRSLESSLASRLFPHQPTGWGCFQAGGGRKADPEPGRCRRTDGKKWRCSKEAFPDSKYCERHMHRGRNRSRKPVELASATTTAAIPLTSINRNLYNNTVSPSSSSYSFSNLSSSMESEIYAHQDSSRSAFLYPHSSSSGPTAGSGFSPQNSTTHNLFLDCGSSPHADKEYRYSHGIREYVDERAFFPDALGSARGVQDSYNQLTMSSYKGYSQSQFQSFANTSKEEQQQPGHHCFVLGTDIIKSSATRSIKLEKEPETQKPLHHFFGEWEPRDADSGLDLASSSRPHDNDD
- the LOC118038030 gene encoding uncharacterized protein isoform X2 — encoded protein: MLNTTSARNSLLFTATQWHELEHQALIYKYMVSGVPVPPELLYSIKRSLESSLASRLFPHQPTGWGCFQAGGGRKADPEPGRCRRTDGKKWRCSKEAFPDSKYCERHMHRGRNRSRKPVELASATTTAAIPLTSINRNLYNNTVSPSSSSYSFSNLSSSMESEIYAHQDSSRSAFLYPHSSSSGPTAGSGFSPQNSTTHNLFLDCGSSPHADKEYREYVDERAFFPDALGSARGVQDSYNQLTMSSYKGYSQSQFQSFANTSKEEQQQPGHHCFVLGTDIIKSSATRSIKLEKEPETQKPLHHFFGEWEPRDADSGLDLASSSRPHDNDD